One segment of Brassica napus cultivar Da-Ae chromosome C3, Da-Ae, whole genome shotgun sequence DNA contains the following:
- the LOC106386019 gene encoding outer mitochondrial transmembrane helix translocase-like, giving the protein MKTSSRKRDSSFLEQLILYVAGAALASLSLYVCARHSDPNRDASDKALKRKREIAKRLGRPLIQTNQYEDVIAGDVINSRKIDVEFDSIGGLESKKQSLYELVILPLKRPELFAYGKLLGPQKGVLLYGPPGTGKTMLAKAIAKESGAVFINVRVSNLMSKWFGDAQKLVAAVFSLAEKLQPAIVFIDEVDSFLGQRRSTGNEAMAIMKTEFMALWDGVATDKNARVMVLGATNRPSELDEAILRRFAQAFEIGMPDCKERAEILRVVLKGERVEEGIDFDLVARLCEDYTGSDIFELCKKAAYLPIREILEEERKGRKIPVPRALTQMDLEKVLATSKKTQVAASEYSDSRLQGSVWRRPKDSDEVQAVINGISRLLVSGMINQQ; this is encoded by the exons ATGAAGACATCTTCAAGAAAGAGAGATTCAAGTTTCTTAGAGCAACTGATTCTCTACGTCGCAGGCGCTGCATTGGCTAGCTTGTCTCTATACGTCTGTGCCCGTCATTCCGACCCGAACCGTGACGCTTCTGACAAGGCCCTCAAGCGTAAGAGAGAAATCGCCAAGCGTCTCGGTCGTCCTCTTATCCAGACCAATCAATACGAG GATGTAATAGCTGGTGATGTAATAAACTCACGAAAGATAGACGTGGAGTTTGATTCTATTGGAGGGTTAGAGTCAAAGAAGCAGTCTCTGTACGAGCTTGTGATTCTACCGCTGAAAAGACCTGAGCTTTTCGCTTATGGGAAGTTGCTTGGCCCTCAAAAGGGTGTGTTGCTGTATGGTCCTCCTGGAACCGGGAAGACCATGCTTGCTAAAGCTATTGCGAAAGAATCGGGAGCTGTTTTTATAAATGTGAGGGTCTCTAATCTGATGAGCAAGTGGTTTGGTGATGCACAAAAACTTG TGGCTGCTGTGTTTAGCTTGGCGGAGAAACTCCAGCCTGCGATTGTTTTTATCGATGAGGTGGATAGCTTTCTTGGCCAGCGAAGGTCTACGGGTAATGAGGCGATGGCGATTATGAAGACGGAGTTTATGGCTTTATGGGATGGGGTTGCTACAGACA agAATGCGAGGGTGATGGTTCTTGGTGCGACAAACAGACCTTCCGAGCTGGATGAAGCGATATTGAGGCGTTTTGCTCAGGCGTTTGAGATAGGGATGCCTGATTGCAAGGAGAGAGCTGAGATACTGAGAGTTGTTTTGAAAGGAGAGAGGGTGGAGGAGGGTATTGACTTTGATCTTGTAGCGAGGTTGTGTGAAGACTATACCGGGTCAGATATCTTTGAGCTTTGCAAGAAAGCAGCTTACTTGCCAATCAGAGAGATACTAGAGGAGGAGAGAAAGGGCAGGAAAATTCCG GTTCCTAGGGCATTGACACAAATGGACTTGGAGAAGGTGCTTGCTACCTCAAAGAAAACTCAGGTTGCTGCAAGCGAGTACTCTGATTCAAGGTTGCAAGGTTCGGTTTGGAGAAGGCCAAAGGATAGCGACGAGGTACAAGCAGTTATTAATGGCATCTCAAGGCTTTTAGTCTCTGGGATGATAAATCAGCAGTGA
- the LOC106387466 gene encoding oligopeptide transporter 8-like, protein MRDMTEIRSELESESDLIADDEISIVPQVELTVPKTDDPTAPTVTFRMWVLGIAACVLLSFVNQFFWYRTNPLTISSVSAQIAVVPIGHLMAKVLPTRRFFQGKRWSFTLNPGPFSTKEHVLITVFANSGSGAVYASHILSAVKLFYKRRLDFLPALLIMITNQVLGFGWAGLYRKHLVEPGEMWWPSNLVQVSLFRALHEKEVKSKWGITRNQFFVIALVTSFSYYILPGYLFSLLTTVSWLCWIRPKSILVNQLGSGSVGLGIGAFGLDWATIASYLGSPLASPFFATANIAVGFFLLMYVITPLSYYLDFFHARTFPIYSGKLFVSNGQEYKVRNIINDEFRLDHKAYAEAGPVHMSTFFAVSYGLGFATLTASVVHVLLFDGKDLWNQSKGVLRGNKKMDIHTKIMKRNYKEVPLWWFLSIFAVNIAVVIFMCFYYKTQIQLPWWGAFLACLIAIFFTPLVGVIKATTNQAPGLNIITEYIIGYAYPERPVANICFKTYGYISMSQSLTFLADLKLGAYMKIPPRTMFMAQVVGTLVAVLVYASTAWWLMAEIPNLCDTSLLPPGSQWTCPTDRVFFDASVIWGLVGPRRMFGDLGEYANINWFFLGGAIAPALVYLATRIFPKKKWISNIHMPVLIGATAIMPPATAVNFTSWLVMSFVFGHFVFKYKREWWQRYNYVLSGGMDAGTGFMSVLLFLALQRSDITLGWWGNSGEGCPVAKCPTAKGVIVHACPVF, encoded by the exons ATGAGAGACATGACAGAGATAAGATCGGAACTTGAGTCGGAATCTGATCTTATCGCCGACGATGAAATAAGTATAGTTCCACAAGTGGAGTTAACCGTGCCTAAAACCGATGATCCAACTGCACCGACGGTTACATTCAGGATGTGGGTTTTGGGCATAGCCGCGTGTGTCCTCTTGTCATTTGTCAACCAGTTCTTTTGGTACAGAACCAATCCTTTGACCATCTCATCTGTGTCTGCTCAGATTGCTGTTGTTCCCATTGGTCATCTCATGGCTAAGGTTCTTCCGACAAGGAGATTTTTTCAAGGGAAGAGGTGGTCTTTCACGTTGAATCCTGGTCCGTTCAGTACCAAAGAACATGTTCTTATAACTGTGTTCGCAAACTCAGGCTCTGGAGCTGTTTACGCTAGTCATATTCTAAGTGCTGTTAAGCTTTTTTACAAGAGAAGGCTTGATTTCTTACCTGCTTTACTCATTATGATCACAAATCAG GTAttgggatttggttgggctggtTTGTACAGGAAACATTTAGTTGAGCCTGGTGAGATGTGGTGGCCAAGCAATCTCGTTCAAGTATCTCTCTTCAG AGCGTTGCACGAGAAAGAGGTGAAATCGAAATGGGGAATTACTAGAAACCAGTTCTTTGTTATCGCGCTAGTCACTAGCTTCTCATATTATATTCTTCCCGGTTACCTCTTCAGTCTCTTGACCACCGTCTCTTGGCTATGTTGGATTAGACCTAAATCTATTTTAGTAAACCAGCTCGGTTCAGGGTCAGTTGGTCTCGGTATCGGAGCCTTTGGTCTAGACTGGGCAACCATTGCGTCTTACCTCGGAAGCCCACTCGCTAGCCCGTTCTTCGCGACAGCAAATATAGCGGTCGGGTTCTTTCTTCTCATGTACGTAATCACACCCTTATCGTACTATCTAGACTTCTTCCACGCCAGAACCTTCCCAATCTACTCCGGTAAACTCTTTGTATCCAACGGACAAGAGTACAAGGTAAGGAACATCATCAACGACGAGTTCCGGCTTGATCACAAGGCTTACGCAGAGGCAGGACCAGTCCACATGAGCACTTTCTTTGCTGTTTCTTACGGGTTAGGTTTCGCCACCTTGACTGCTAGTGTTGTCCATGTATTGCTTTTCGACGGTAAAGATCTTTGGAACCAATCCAAAGGAGTGCTTCGTGGAAACAAGAAAATGGATAtacatacaaaaataatgaaaaggAATTACAAAGAAGTTCCTCTCTGGTGGTTCCTTTCGATTTTCGCGGTGAATATTGCAGTTGTTATCTTCATGTGTTTTTACTATAAGACGCAGATTCAGCTTCCTTGGTGGGGAGCTTTCTTGGCTTGTTTGATAGCTATCTTCTTCACTCCTCTCGTTGGCGTGATCAAGGCCACTACTAATCAG GCTCCGGGTTTGAATATTATCACGGAATACATCATTGGGTATGCTTATCCAGAGAGACCTGTTGCTAACATATGCTTCAAGACTTACGgatacataagcatgtctcaaTCTTTGACTTTCCTTGCTGATTTGAAGCTTGGAGCTTACATGAAAATCCCACCAAGAACCATGTTTATGGCACAG GTAGTGGGAACTTTAGTAGCAGTTCTTGTTTATGCATCAACAGCTTGGTGGCTAATGGCCGAGATCCCAAACCTCTGCGACACTTCTCTCCTTCCACCAGGAAGTCAATGGACATGCCCAACCGATCGTGTCTTCTTCGACGCATCAGTAATCTGGGGACTTGTAGGACCGAGAAGAATGTTTGGTGATCTTGGAGAATACGCAAACATAAACTGGTTCTTCCTAGGAGGTGCAATAGCTCCAGCTTTGGTCTACTTAGCCACAAGAATCTTCCCAAAGAAGAAATGGATCTCAAACATTCACATGCCAGTTCTGATTGGAGCCACGGCAATAATGCCGCCAGCTACTGCGGTTAACTTCACGAGCTGGCTTGTTATGTCGTTTGTGTTTGGACATTTCGTGTTTAAGTACAAAAGAGAATGGTGGCAGAGGTACAACTATGTTCTGTCTGGAGGGATGGATGCAGGAACTGGGTTTATGTCTGTGCTTTTGTTTCTTGCGTTGCAACGTAGTGACATTACGCTTGGTTGGTGGGGGAATTCTGGTGAAGGCTGTCCTGTTGCTAAATGTCCAACTGCAAAAGGTGTGATTGTTCATGCCTGTCCTGTTTTCTAG
- the LOC106386632 gene encoding oligopeptide transporter 9-like yields MAATVKGSTVKPSTAAMEIEEGVDELDRCAVEEVELTVPKTDDPTLPVLTFRMWVLGLGACIILSFINQFFWYRRMPLSITGISAQIAVVPLGHLMARVLPNKKYLEGSRWEFNMNPGTVYATHILSAIKLYYKRSLPFLQAFLIMITTQFLGFGWAGLFRKHLVEPGEMWWPSNLVQVSLFSALHEKEKKKKGGMTRIQFFLIVLVTSFAYYILPGYLFTMITSISWVCWLSPNSVLVNQLGSGEQGLGIGAVGIDWATISSYLGSPLASPIFATINVTVGFVVVVYVVTPICYWLNLYNAKTYPIFSSGLFMGNGSSYDVLSIIDNKFHLDRDIYAKTGPIHMSTFFAVTYGLGFATLSATMVHVLVFHGR; encoded by the exons ATGGCGGCGACTGTAAAGGGGTCCACTGTAAAGCCCTCGACCGCAGCCATGGAAATAGAAGAAGGCGTCGATGAGTTAGACCGGTGCGCGGTGGAGGAGGTTGAGTTAACCGTCCCAAAAACCGATGATCCAACGTTACCGGTTCTCACTTTTAGAATGTGGGTTTTAGGTCTTGGAGCTTGTATCATACTATCGTTCATAAACCAGTTTTTCTGGTACAGACGGATGCCATTGTCAATAACCGGAATCTCTGCTCAGATAGCGGTCGTGCCGCTCGGTCATCTGATGGCTAGAGTGCTTCCAAATAAGAAGTACTTGGAAGGATCAAGGTGGGAGTTTAACATGAATCCTG GAACGGTTTATGCGACTCATATACTTAGTGCTATTAAGCTTTACTATAAGAGATCTCTTCCGTTTCTACAGGCTTTTCTCATAATGATCACTACTCAG TTTCTCGGATTTGGGTGGGCTGGTCTATTCCGTAAGCACCTTGTTGAGCCAGGTGAAATGTGGTGGCCAAGCAATTTAGTTCAGGTGTCTCTATTCAG TGCCTTGCACgagaaggaaaagaagaaaaagggtGGCATGACCCGAATCCAATTCTTCCTCATAGTCCTTGTGACTAGCTTCGCATACTACATTCTCCCAGGCTATCTATTCACAATGATAACTTCCATTTCATGGGTCTGTTGGCTTAGCCCAAATTCGGTTTTGGTTAACCAACTCGGTTCAGGTGAACAAGGTCTTGGTATTGGCGCAGTTGGTATTGATTGGGCTACAATTAGTTCTTACCTTGGCAGTCCACTCGCTAGCCCGATCTTCGCTACCATCAACGTTACCGTTGGTTTTGTGGTGGTCGTGTATGTCGTCACTCCGATTTGCTATTGGCTTAATCTTTACAATGCCAAAACATATCCCATCTTCTCAAGTGGGCTTTTCATGGGGAATGGCTCGTCTTATGATGTTTTGAGCATCATTGATAACAAGTTCCATCTGGACCGAGACATCTATGCAAAGACTGGCCCTATCCATATGAGCACTTTCTTTGCGGTTACATATGGTCTTGGGTTTGCCACTTTGTCCGCAACTATGGTCCATGTCTTAGTCTTCCATGGAAGGTAA